The sequence ATTCAAACACGAAAGGGGTGTATTTGTACCATCATCAGTTTTTCTGGCTGAAGGAACATGACCGGGATCTCTCACCGGACGGGGTGTACAAGGGACCCCGGAAATTTGGTGGTCGGATGCCAGTAGAGGCAGTTGATCCGGTCAGGCTGGTGGAGAGTAATCCGGATAGTGATGAAGAGGAGGGGATAAGATGATGATAAGATCCTGTAAGATGTATAAATTTTAAAAAAAGTTTAACTCCAGGTATGTTCCATCCAAATTCTTTTCATCAATGGAATTGATTCAAAATCTGAATCTTCAGAAATCAAGTTTTTCACACCAGTATTATAGGCTGTAGCATAGTGTATGGCATCACGTGGCTTTAATTTATAGTGGGAGAAAAAATATCCGGCTGATTTAATAATATTTTCATCAACCGGGATGAATGATAATCCATTCAAGTCAAAGAGAAAGGATGAATATTCTTCAGCAACTTTCCGATTAATTTTTCTTAATAGTGCATAGGTAAATTCATCCCAGGTAAGGGATGATGTAATTGCAGAAATATCATTATTTTCAACTCTTTGAAGGACATCACGAGACCATATCCCTTTATCTGAATTATCTATCGCAGCATAAATGAAGATATTTGCATCGATGTAATACATGCCTTATAGACCTAATCGTTCCTGTAATTCTAAATCATATTGTTTATCAGATTGATAATCATTGATCTGGACTTTTTCAGCAAGAGCTTTAAATTTTGACACAACTGTCAATTTTTCAGGCACGATTATTATTTTCCCCTGGATAACTGATATCATAACATGATCACCTGGTGAAAACTCCGCTTTTTTCCATATTTCCCGTGGAATGATTATATCCTCATTTTCCGAAATTACCGTTTCCATGTCTATCGTAAATATTGTAATCATTCAAACCAAATATGTATTTCTGGTTTATTTGTGAGATCCGAAAAATGAAACCGGCTGTCAGCACACTCCTTTTTGGGGGTGTAATAATTCTTTATTATCATCAATGAGTGTAGTTTCATTGAATGTATCTGTCATGAGGGCTATGATATCTTTACTTTCATGAAAATACTTGGCACAATGATAGACAAACGATCTCATCTACTTCTTATCAAAGGATCATTTTCAGAATAACCTGGTCTTTGAGTTGTATTCCATTTTCAAATATGGGCTCTGGATAGTTTTGGATAAAATAATCTGGTATTACCCTGTCTGGCTGAAACCCTGCTTTTTGATACAGGTATAACTGCTTATGACCGCAATCAGCAGTCGCGATGATAAGTTCTGAACATCCCTGTTCCCGAACCTTATGTATGATATCCAGTAAGAATCGGTACCCGACACCTTTATTTTGCCAATCTTCTCGTACTGCGATGTTTTTTATCTCCATTGCCGAATCGCTGATCCTGGCCACGGCACAAACGGCTATCATTTCACCTTCATGCTCCAGAACATAGATCACTGACTGGTGAATATATGTATCAATAGCCTCTTTTGTCTCATCTGCAAGTAAAAGGAGTGAATACGGAATATTTTCGTTTGGTGTGAGTGTCCGAAGTGTCAGATCTGTACTGTCATTCATGTTCTCTGCAATAATCAGGAGATGAGTTTTTTCATAATATTTTCAAACCGGCCGTTGCTGATGGGATGATGGCTTATCACCGTCCCATTGTAGAGAATACAGAACGTGCCAAAGGCACAGGGGGAATGCTGTACTGCTGTTGGTGTATCAAGATCAATCAGAACCGGATTCAGATTGTATTTTTCTTTCGCGGTTTTGATGATGGCGTTCACATTTTTCACCGAGTATGGGCATTGGGCTGACCTGATAATCGTAAGACCTTCCGGGTATTCTGCTGCCCGCCCGTCCAGACCTGATTGAAATTTCGGCTCTGGTGCATCGGTGTCAAACCGGTATGCAAGCAGTTCAAAGTCCGGTGGGGCTGTATCAACCACTGAGAATCCAAGTTTCAGAAAGATATCCTTGGTTGCCATGAACGATCCCTTCCGGGTGACAACAGCAACCCCTGTATATGATCCCTCTCGAGCCTCTTTCATACATTCACGGATGAGTCGTTCTCCATATCCTTTGCCCTTGTATTCCTTCTTAAAGCCGACAAAAACACACTGGATGAAGAGATACCCGTTTGCGTCAACGGGCCGGTGAGCAATTTTTCCTGGCATATACTCTATCATACCCTGGTACCCATCGGTTTTAGAGAATAGTCCTTTTATCCGGAGTCCTTCCGGATAGTATTTTGAGTACCATGCAATTTTTCTGACAAGTTCTTCGTGTTTGTGTACGTCTTTGTATCCACAAACGCCGTAATTGCCGATAGTTTCAGGAGTAAAATTGATGATTTCGATTTCTTCCATTAGAGATCCTCGGGAATAATAATTATTGGATATATAGGTTTTCTGTCGTGATGATATGTGTTACTTAAGTTACTTTAAAATCAGGTGTTGTGTGGATGTGATTAATAGTGCCCCCTACACATCGAGAAAGACAGCATAGCACTTTTGTATGAGCAATGTAATGTTCTGACATTAGTATCAAAAGTTTAGGAGTATTATTGATAATCAATGGAAGATCTGACACTCGAATATATCAATAAAAAATTGAATGAATTCAATTATCTCGTCCTTTTTAAGAACACTTTCCCTTTCTTTCTATTATTGTTTTATTTTATCTTCCCTATCAATCTCTACATAATTGGCGATTATCAAGGTTTTGGTTACCAAACTGTTTTTTTTAGATATAATTTTTCAAATATGGGAGTTAGTCTGATCACATGGATCAGAGATATAGAATACATTTTTTTAGGGCTCCTTACTCCCAAAACAAATTTCTCGATTGCATTATGGGGCTTAGGAGTAGTAATTTCAACAATAGGATTAATAATGTCTTTTTGTACCCTTTTTTATCAAAATAAAAACATAGTCCAAAGAACAGGGATATTTCTTATGATTGGAGGATTTTTGTTCCTTTTCTCTATAATTAGTCAATACTCATTATTTTTGTCAAGTTCATCTGGAATTGCGTTTCCTGTTGGAATACCAGTTATCTTTTTATTTTCGGTTTTGCTTTTAAAAATAGATATTACCGATAAAGTGGTAAAAAGAAATTAGAATAAATGTAACTTGATAATGGCAACCAGAAATCATAACCCCATGGTCTTCGAAATGCGTAATATAATAATTCATTCATTTGCCACATAAATGGAACAATAATCAACATTCCTATTAATACGAGAAATAATGTTTTTGGAATATTTTTTTTGTCAATTAAGACAACTGCACACATGATTAAACAACATAATCCGATTGAAATAATCGAAAGAATGTCATTATCAAAGTAAATATTTCTCTTTGGTAAAGAAAATAATAAGATCGCAGCGAGAACGAAACCCCACACAATCCAGATTTTTAATGAATTTAGAATTGTTTTCCCGGTTATCTCTTTGGGAATAAATGGATGAATTATGAGAAGACTAAATAGACTTAACGGAAGATATGCTGGAGACAGATATCGAACATCCGGTGCAATTCCATGACTCATGTTTAAACCATCGTTGCTAATGATCATGTATATCCCAACGATACATAAAGCAAGAAAACCAGAAAAAAATGCAAATACTTTATTTTGTTCTTGAATATTGTATTTCGTGCTGCTATAGCGATAAAATAATAGCATAAATATACCGATTATTGGAAGAGGGTTCACTGTTAAAAAACCCATACTGCCTGAATCCGGATTGAGAAATACTTTTAATAATAAAATTGGCAGGAGATAGTTAATATGCAAAAGATTGAAGAAATAAATGACAATATTTTGATCAAATGGTGATTTTTCATCCAAATTTAAATTATCTATATTATAATCAGTAATATCTGTTGCTAAAATAAAAGCTGGAGTAAGAGGGTTTTGAGTGGCAATATAATTGTTAATGAAAAATGGAATTAAACTTGCGAGTAGAAGAATCGAAAATATCAGAAAAAATTTTATTAAATCTGATTTTGAACATTTCTGATAAATAAATTCGTAATATATACTATATCCTATTAAAGATATGAGCGTTCCGACTCCTATTTCCGGTCTGGCCCAGAAAATGATGCCGGTGAGTAAAATACTTAAATAAAAATAATGGATTTCCTTTTTTACATAATGTGATGAGATTGAGTAAAGAAAAATCCCGAGTAAAAATGTTACCAGAATGTGATCTTTTGCGTCGGTTGACCAAAATAAGTAACTTGAACAGAAGTATATGCATATAGTAAAAATACACGAGTAATAATTGCTATAATGAAGATTTTTGAATATTTTGAATATGAAGATACCCATGAGTGCCAAAAGAATATGGTTTGTTAAGATCACCGCAGGGATTTCAAAATATGACGGGCTAGAATGCGATAAAGGTTGATATAAATATAAATTTATAAAAAAAAAGATAAACAAAGAAAGAAAAATCGCTGGAATGATTTTTTTATATCGTTTTGATACATCTAACATGTTTTTCGTTATACAGCCCAGAAAAATTATGAATAGAATTGACAAAAAAGCCCACAAATAAATAATAAAATAATCATAAAATTCTCCAAAAAGAGTAATTATTGATAAGGCAGGCAAAGAACACACCGGAAGCAAAAGGGAATACATTAGGATTCCATTTCGGGCCTTAAAATAATTGTATTGCGTCCCATTTTCCATTAGTCCATATTTTCCCTCGCTAAAAAGGATTTGGTTGCCTGATGATAGTTGATGGAGTTGTTCAACAGTCAGGACTGTATCATTTAGCAAAAGATTGGGAATCCCAATAGATATTATAAAAATAAAAATGCTGATGAAAATCAAAAATGACCAATAATAATCATTTTTCTGGTTACTCATAAAAAAGGATAAAATTGATAAATTATACGTATGTGTCTAAAACAACTTGTGAAGTTCCATCTGCAAATGTAGCAACAGCAGTTACATGGTCTTTTCCAGTTGAACCCCCAGTATATCTCACAGATTTACCAACTGTGCTTCCTAATGAACTTGTCCCTTGGTTATCTAACCAAGTAATAATAATATCTTCAACTTCATCAGCGTCCTGGCCACCATGATATGTCACAACAATATCACTTGTTGTTGGTGAATCTGCTACTACTGCAACATTTTTTGTCTTACTAACGTTCCCTGCCATTCCGAATACGAACGCTGCAATTACTGCAGCAAGGATAACGGTGATCGCCACCATCAGGATAACACCAATAACCGGTGATACTGCATCATCTTTTTTGTACATATCACACCTCCTGAGTGCGTATGAATTCTATGTATCAATACCATAAGAAAGTTTTTGTATCCGTGTCATACCATTTTTTCAGAAGGTAATAATTTCGTTTTATTTTCATTAATTCAATCCATCTATCGAATAAAACACTCATAGTACACTGCCCAATTTAGGCAACACAATATCTCCTCAATTCATGCAAATATTTGAAAATAAATAGGAAAAATCTGCTGATACAAAATCCTTCTGGTAAACCGGTGGGTCATAAAAAAAATAATATTTCAGACGCTTTTTCCTTTTGGAAAGGAAAAATTATGGTTTTATGAAATTCTAAAAAAGTATACGTAACTTTGTCGCTCCTGGATGAAATGAAAGGTCTGACAAAGATTGTCACGCTGCGTTCAGGTTCTGTTATACTGGATGGTCTGAAAGAGCTAAACCCACAAGCAAGCTATTGCAGAGCACCGGAAAAGGAAATCTATCAAGCCTGAAGAGATTTTGGGAAAAGTATGGGATTGAATGACTTTTTCTATCCGGTCCGGGATATCAA comes from Methanospirillum hungatei and encodes:
- a CDS encoding GNAT family N-acetyltransferase; the protein is MNDSTDLTLRTLTPNENIPYSLLLLADETKEAIDTYIHQSVIYVLEHEGEMIAVCAVARISDSAMEIKNIAVREDWQNKGVGYRFLLDIIHKVREQGCSELIIATADCGHKQLYLYQKAGFQPDRVIPDYFIQNYPEPIFENGIQLKDQVILKMIL
- a CDS encoding type IV pilin — protein: MYKKDDAVSPVIGVILMVAITVILAAVIAAFVFGMAGNVSKTKNVAVVADSPTTSDIVVTYHGGQDADEVEDIIITWLDNQGTSSLGSTVGKSVRYTGGSTGKDHVTAVATFADGTSQVVLDTYV
- a CDS encoding AbrB/MazE/SpoVT family DNA-binding domain-containing protein yields the protein MITIFTIDMETVISENEDIIIPREIWKKAEFSPGDHVMISVIQGKIIIVPEKLTVVSKFKALAEKVQINDYQSDKQYDLELQERLGL
- a CDS encoding type II toxin-antitoxin system VapC family toxin, with protein sequence MYYIDANIFIYAAIDNSDKGIWSRDVLQRVENNDISAITSSLTWDEFTYALLRKINRKVAEEYSSFLFDLNGLSFIPVDENIIKSAGYFFSHYKLKPRDAIHYATAYNTGVKNLISEDSDFESIPLMKRIWMEHTWS
- a CDS encoding DUF6009 family protein, producing the protein MITWYENPLNYSYVRKTLYISLSPRFPVKTLGRKFQQFGKLIGHELVDRRDSNTKGVYLYHHQFFWLKEHDRDLSPDGVYKGPRKFGGRMPVEAVDPVRLVESNPDSDEEEGIR
- a CDS encoding GNAT family N-acetyltransferase, yielding MEEIEIINFTPETIGNYGVCGYKDVHKHEELVRKIAWYSKYYPEGLRIKGLFSKTDGYQGMIEYMPGKIAHRPVDANGYLFIQCVFVGFKKEYKGKGYGERLIRECMKEAREGSYTGVAVVTRKGSFMATKDIFLKLGFSVVDTAPPDFELLAYRFDTDAPEPKFQSGLDGRAAEYPEGLTIIRSAQCPYSVKNVNAIIKTAKEKYNLNPVLIDLDTPTAVQHSPCAFGTFCILYNGTVISHHPISNGRFENIMKKLIS